A window of the Ostrea edulis chromosome 1, xbOstEdul1.1, whole genome shotgun sequence genome harbors these coding sequences:
- the LOC130049875 gene encoding chaperone protein DnaJ 2-like gives MRTLQLNCFPRIWCTDSRLTRNIQYRLYATRPTHRHTHNRQYATRPKHRHTRNTYFYDVLGVPSSSSQSQIKNAYIELTKKHHPDVSGSEDSRVKFQLVADAYNVLGNIHSRRMYDRGLVSGARQQSQPEKEEFDPFALPVKPVQTVLDKITMESYRAITEKRILHSRAQARQKKKVEEEKIIYKHKVIKENNKEVYGLFILLSIVAFGVFGLEKYWHPSSQQENNKKGYH, from the coding sequence ATGAGGACTTTGCAGTTGAACTGCTTTCCAAGGATATGGTGTACTGATAGCAGGCTCACACGTAACATACAATACCGTCTATACGCTACTAGGCCCACGCATCGACACACACATAACCGCCAATACGCTACTAGGCCCAAGCATCGACACACACGAAACACTTACTTTTATGATGTCTTAGGCGTTCCATCCAGCTCCAGTCAGTCGCAAATCAAGAATGCCTACATTGAGCTTACGAAAAAGCATCATCCGGATGTTAGTGGAAGTGAAGATTCAAGAGTGAAGTTTCAATTAGTAGCTGATGCGTACAATGTTCTGGGGAACATCCACTCAAGGAGAATGTACGATCGAGGGCTGGTATCAGGAGCTCGCCAGCAATCTCAACCAGAAAAGGAGGAGTTTGATCCATTTGCCTTGCCAGTTAAACCCGTTCAGACCGTTTTAGACAAAATTACAATGGAAAGTTATAGGGCAATAACGGAAAAAAGGATCTTACATTCAAGAGCACAAGCTCGTCAAAAGAAAAAGGTAGAAGAGgagaaaattatttataaacataaagTAATAAAAGAGAACAACAAGGAAGTGTACGGACTGTTTATATTGCTGTCAATTGTAGCATTTGGAGTTTTTGGTTTAGAAAAATATTGGCATCCTTCGAGTCAacaggaaaataacaaaaaaggATACCATTAA
- the LOC125657617 gene encoding sigma intracellular receptor 2-like — MELRILDLIFLLYFVSHIPITILFDSQVIFPLWLYPKALVDVKTKYCEDFKDVLMADPPQWFKSFCLCEILVQFPFFFVATYALWKGVQNCQWIRVPFIVYSSHVATTTVAICYHILMASFNHPKYPGPETPRERLFLLSIYSPYLIVPILLLLDSLFSKVYTKKVKHS, encoded by the exons ATGGAGCTTCGCATTTTGGACTTGATATTTCTCCTCTATTTCGTATCTCATATTccaataacaattttatttgattcCCAAGTGATATTTCCATTGTGGCTGTATCCAAAAGCG CTTGTGGATGTAAAGACCAAGTACTGTGAGGACTTTAAAGATGTACTGATGGCAGACCCTCCGCAATGGTTCAAATCCTTCTGCCTTTGTGAAATCCTAGTTCAGTTCCCATTCTTCTTTGTGGCCACGTACGCACTGTGGAAGG GTGTCCAAAACTGTCAATGGATAAGAGTGCCTTTCATCGTTTACTCATCACACGTTGCCACGACAACAGTTGCCATCTGTTACCACATTTTGATGGCATCCTTCAATCACCCAAAATACCCGGGACCAGAGACTCCAAGAGAGAGACTTTTCCTGCTGTCTATATATTCACCATATCTCATTGTTCcaattttacttttattggaTTCTCTCTTTAGCAAGGTGTACACCAAGAAAGTAAAACATTCTTAG